One segment of Cololabis saira isolate AMF1-May2022 chromosome 9, fColSai1.1, whole genome shotgun sequence DNA contains the following:
- the LOC133450846 gene encoding GTPase IMAP family member 8-like, translating to MTASLYVTASELRIVLLGRSENKKKKLVDFIVQSQDFQSKQVTDVGTQKSSKCLASGEWRGKPVTVVNTPDMFSLSEDQIKREVDCCMKLCSPGPNVLLLFVNTSNFSEENRQKMKFIINLFGQDSLKHSMVIMTHRNDMSISELLEDCEGRHHYLFADNKESLMEKIEKTAKKHIQTSMTEEQQIKPVLNLVLFGRQGAGKTSAAKAILGRRDIRSVSKSPECVQNQGEVFGRRVSLVELPALGGKPPEEVMEESLNCVSLCEPEGVHAFVLVLPVAPLTDDDKKELQTIQNTFSSRVNDFTMILFTVQSDLTQPGVVNFVEKSKDIQELRQSCGERSLIFNVKSNEQVPELLDAVENINQLKNSYSADTFMKVQIERVVQEERDITALRAEVKKLKAKMYDEEQQSSDSLRIVLIGKTGCGKSSSGNTILGSKAFKAELKQTSVTKRCQKEVGEVDGRAVAVVDTPGLFDSTLSHDEVNEEMLKCISLLSPGPHVFLVVVPIGRFTRDDKDTLKLIREAFGKNSEQFTIILFTNGDALEREEKSVEDFIREGDDSFQKLINDCGGRHHVFNNNDKQNREQVRDLIRKADDMLKRNKGNCYTNEMLQEAEAAIKKEVERILQEKEEEIQREKEELKQKHEEEMQEMKRKMEEEREKIQQQTELKLKEMKENINKEQEEKKREQKKREEERRNRERRDEEHRQSLNKQLETLDKQIQSEKEEKKRELEQAREKKKKQKEDFDKERKELVENQKKEDEERKQKEQKRLEELKEQYKKEKEMSEKKMKDEENIRREKEEEEKKLLKEKLEDLQNKTEEEVRRLAEENNDFQKKYQKNLAGLEEAHERDLREISELAEAVSNNSQYLIKIKDLQTEHESQMKKVKEQEKEKLQKTHESKKSKMIQEFLDEIKKSQKESRHLPAGSRLQVARTDLEPRNCHRGPVCNRTVSGLVCPDLFVPGLFVPDLFVPDLFVPDLFVPDLFVPDLFVRTSAPCFDREFMLQVNASQVQTVGLSLLLLTELSRSSSPSPSTHTFNVFI from the exons ATCAAAACAAGTCACAGATGTTGGGACTCAAAAATCATCAAAGTGTTTAGCGTCTGGAGAGTGGAGAGGGAAACCAGTAACAGTAGTGAACACACCAGACATGTTCAGCTTATCTGAGGATCAAATAAAAAGAGAGGTGGATTGCTGTATGAAGCTCTGTTCTCCAGGACCAAATGTTCTGTTGCTGTTTGTGAACACGTCTAATTTCTCTGAAGAGAACAGACAAAAGATGAAGTTCATCATTAACCTATTTGGGCAGGATTCCCTCAAACATTCAATGGTCATCATGACACATAGAAATGACATGAGCATCAGTGAACTCCTGGAAGATTGTGAGGGAAGACACCACTACCTGTTTGCAGATAACAAGGAATCCCTGATGGAGAAGATTGAAAAAACAGCAAAGAAACACATACAAACCTCCATGACTGAAGAGCAACAAATTAAACCAGTCTTAAACCTGGTTCTGTTTGGGAGACAAGGAGCAGGGAAAACCTCAGCAGCCAAGGCCATTTTAGGTCGGAGAGACATTCGTTCAGTCTCCAAATCACCAGAGTGTGTCCAGAATCAAGGAGAGGTGTTTGGACGTCGGGTTTCCCTGGTGGAGCTGCCTGCCTTGGGTGGAAAACCTCCAGAGGAAGTGATGGAGGAATCACTCAACTGTGTCTCCCTCTGTGAACCTGAGGGCGTCCACGCCTTCGTCCTGGTCCTACCTGTGGCTCCACTCACGGATGACGACAAGAAGGAGCTGCAAACCATCCAGAACACGTTCAGCTCTCGAGTCAATGACTTCACCATGATTCTGTTCACCGTGCAGTCCGATCTCACCCAGCCAGGTGTTGTTAACTTTGTAGAAAAGAGCAAAGACATCCAGGAGCTCCGTCAGAGCTGTGGAGAGAGATCTCTCATCTTCAACGTTAAGAGTAATGAGCAGGTCCCAGAGCTGCTGGATGCTGTTGAAAATATAAACCAACTCAAAAACAGTTACTCAGCAGACACATTCATGAAGGTCCAAATAGAAAGAGTCGTACAAGAAGAGAGAGACATCACTGCACTGAGAGCTGAAGTAAAGAAGCTGAAAGCAAAGATGT ATGATGAAGAGCAGCAGAGCTCAGACTCTCTCAGGATTGTTCTGATTGGGAAGACAGGCTGTGGAAAAAGCTCCTCAGGAAACACCATTTTAGGAAGTAAAGCATTTAAAGCTGAATTAAAGCAAACTTCAGTCACCAAACGCTGTCAGAAAGAAGTGGGTGAAGTGGACGGTCGTGCTGTTGCTGTGGTCGACACTCCCGGTCTGTTTGACTCGACTCTGTCACATGACGAGGTCAACGAGGAAATGCTGAAGTGCATCAGTCTTCTGTCTCCAGGACCCCACGTCTTCCTGGTGGTGGTGCCGATCGGCAGATTCACCCGCGACGACAAGGACACACTCAAACTCATCAGGGAAGCTTTTGGGAAGAATTCAGAACAGTTCACCATCATCCTTTTTACAAATGGTGACGCATTAGAACGTGAAGAAAAATCTGTTGAAGATTTCATCAGAGAGGGCGATGACTCGTTTCAGAAGCTGATCAATGACTGTGGAGGAAGGCACCACGTGTTCAATAACAACGATAAACAGAATCGTGAACAGGTCAGAGATCTGATAAGAAAGGCTGATGACATGTTGAAGAGAAACAAAGGAAACTGCTACACCAATGAGATGCTGCAAGAAGCTGAAGCAGCGATAAAGAAGGAGGTGGAGAGAATCCTGcaggagaaagaagaagaaatacagagagaaaaggaagaacttaaacaaaaacatgaagaagaaatgcaagaaatgaaaagaaaaatggaagaagagagagaaaaaatacaacaacaaactGAGCTGAAACTCAAGGAAATGaaggaaaatataaataaagagcaagaagagaaaaagagggaacagaaaaagagggaagaggagaggaggaataGGGAACGTAGAGACGAAGAACATCGCCAGAGTTTGAACAAACAGCTTGAAACATTGGACAAACAAATTCAgtcagaaaaagaggaaaagaaaagagagttgGAACAGGCccgagaaaagaagaaaaaacaaaaggagGATTTTGATAAAGAACGTAAAGAATTGGTGGAAAATCAAAAGAAAGAAGATGAAGAGAGAAAACAGAAGGAGCAGAAACGACTGGAAGAACTCAAGGAACAATataagaaggaaaaagaaatgagtgaaaagaaaatgaaggaCGAGGAAAAcatcagaagagaaaaggaggaagaagaaaaaaaactgttaaaagaaaaactagAAGATCTGCAGAATAAGACTGAAGAGGAGGTCAGGAGATTAGCTGAAGAGAATAATGATTTCCAGAAAAAATATCAGAAGAACCTGGCAGGTCTGGAGGAAGCACACGAGAGGGATCTAAGAGAAATCAGTGAGCTGGCAGAGGCTGTTTCAAATAACAGCCAATATCTGATCAAAATCAAAGATTTACAGACGGAACATGAGAgccaaatgaaaaaagtaaaggAGCAGGAAAAGGAGAAGCTGCAGAAAACCCATGAAAGTAAAAAGAGTAAAATGATACAAGAGTTTCTTGATGAGATAAAGAAAAGTCAGAAGGAATCCCG TCACCTGCCGGCGGGGTCTCGGCTGCAGGTGGCCCGGACAGACCTGGAACCGCGCAACTGCCATCGTGGTCCAGTTTGCAACAGGACCGTGTCTGGACTTGTTTGTCCGGACTTGTTTGTCCCGGGCTTGTTTGTCCCGGACTTGTTTGTCCCGGACTTGTTTGTCCCGGACTTGTTTGTCCCGGACTTGTTTGTCCCGGACTTGTTTGTCCGGACTT CAGCGCCATGCTTCGATCGCGAGTTTATGCTCCAGGTAAATGCCAGCCAGGTGCAG ACTGTTGGACTGTCACTGCTGCTCCTCACAGAACTTTCTAGAAGTTCCTCTCCATCGCCTTCCACCCACACCTTCAACGTCTTCATCTGA